The sequence below is a genomic window from Lolium perenne isolate Kyuss_39 chromosome 4, Kyuss_2.0, whole genome shotgun sequence.
CGAGGAAGGCAGGAATTAGTTTTTAATAATTCGTGAAAGGTTCTAACTTCTAAGTTAGTAAGCCAATTAACCAGGAATTCTCAGTGGAGAAAGTTACCATGAATGACAGCTGAGTGGACAAATACATTTAAGGAAACGAAAGACATGCCCTTAAGCACAAAAGAAATTTCAGTAGCACATAATCAACTAACCATGTACTATCAGTAGAATTAGTTTCATATCCTCGTGGTCGTGGTTATCTATTTCTGGGACTTGCACATTTCCAGATTGAGCTTTCTTTCCTTTCCCATTTGAGCTCATATCCTCTTTTCACTTATGATTCAGGCAAAGGCTGGAGCAGGCTCTGCAACTTTGTCAATGGTAGGTTATGCTGGCTACTTTGCATGATTAGCACCTGAGTCAAATACTCTATGCTAACAGTGAACGAAACACCTCAGGCTTTTGCTGCTGCAAAATTCGCCGATGCGTGCTTGCGTGGAATGCGTGGTGATGCTGGCATTGTGGAATGTTCATACGTTGCATCTGAGGTATTATTAGCTACACAACTGCTCAATAGTTCTTCACAACATTCAAACTCAGAATCCTATGATCATTGTCCTTTTGACTTGCATTATAGGTGACAGAGCTGCCGTTCTTTGCAACAAAAGTGAGGTTAGGTCGTGGCGGAGCTGAGGAGATCCTCCCTCTTGGGCCACTGAATGACTTTGAGAGGTATCTTTGCTCTACTCAATTTGTTGCTTTCGTATGTGGTTGCCTGCAAATCATTGTAAACGTCTGTTTTTCTCAAAGTAATTGCTTTGCCTAATGTCTTCCTGCAGAGCTGGCCTGGAGAAGGCGAAGAAGGAGCTCAGCGAGAGCATCCAGAAGGGTGTGGCGTTCATGAACAAGTGAGATCATATAAAATGGATGGATACCCCGCAACCTATACATAGATGATGCAAAGACTAAAGAAAGAGTGTGATATAGTGCTCCTATATACCTGTAAAATCTCTCCTGCCTGTAAGACAATAGTCAAAAGGTTAAACACCCTTTAGCTGCACGAATCCTTTTTTCCCCATCGTGGAATAAATCATTTACTAGACAAGAACATTCTGTTGTCTAGCTGGACTGCACTTGGAGCTGTTACAGAATTGCAGCCTCAGGAGATGCTGTATCTGCATATGCAAGTCTGGCTTCGACGTTCGCTGCATATATGCGCTGCGGATTGGACCAGGGCATCTCTTTTGTTCTAGACTTCCAGTGCCACTGGACGAAAGAACTCGTGATCTGGCTGGTGGGCCGTCGCCCGACATGCACATTGGTTAGCGATCATGCGATATAGGCTTTGCACCCAATTTGGCCCAATTCCGAGGAGGAAACCTCCCTCCTGTAAAATGCTACCCAGTGTGCGTGTCAGTGTAATGTGTATGTAACGTTGTGGCACGGTGATACTATCACTCTACAACACCATGACTCAGCAGTCTGCTCCAGTCTTCCAACACTTTGATCTGCTGACTGCTGAATGCTGATCCTCCGCCATATTCGCACAGTCACACCCATATCTGCAGTTACTGTAATTCGCACCCACACCTCATTAAATTCGTTTCGCGCACGGCATGGAGCCAAAGGGATGGGGCAGAGCTCAAACCCCAAACACTCACTCATTCGGCCCTTCCCTGATCATTTCGGCATTTCCTATCAGCTCAAACAATTCAGAATGGTTACAATGTCAGATCATAATAGTAGTTGAAGATGGTCCAGACTGACCAAGCAAATAAGAGGCCGGCACCCATGCACAGTACCGCTAACATGATTGGATATTTGCACCCGAAAAGAAGAGAAGGTGGGTTGGCTTCTTTTCTGTTGCAAAGACATCTATAGGTTGGAAAATGCTGCAGATTCTTTTCAGTCTCACCATTTGTAGCATTCCTTCCATCTCCTTTTCCTCTACGTGCTTTTGGTAGTGCGGCATCCAGTAAATTGTTGGGGCTGGTGGTTCGTCAGCATCAGCGCGTGCGCTTTGCATCATAGCTTCCACCTGAACGTGTCCGATTTTAGCTGAGAATTCAGTACAACAGAAACTGTTTTACGGCCTTTGTCTCATTAAACATGTTGGAGGTTTCTCAACATTCGGATGTATCAAGATAATATTTGGTGTTatatacattcaaatttagacaaatatcAGGCATGTTtcatgggacagagggagtatgcTCTTCCAAATCTGGCAAACCATGGGCCATGGCATGGATTGAGTGTGTGCCAAGTGAGGGGTGTGGCTTTGCCGGCTTCGCGTGGTATCGTGGCGGCTTGAAAGAGTGGAGGTCCTAGGGTTTTCAGGAGGTGTGCTTGATGCATGCGTGCTAGCTTGGTTAGCCGTGCATGGGTGGTCGGCGTCCGGTCACATGCATTTTGTCGCCTCTACCCTCAGGTGGTCATTGTGTGCTTAGGCGACAGTCGCGGATATGAGCATCCTTATTGTAGACCTAGGTTATTCGATGCATATGCCCTTCGACCGCTCCTTCTAGGGTGCGTTTCTCGGTCATCTTGTACGGTTCTTGATGTGTGCCGCGTGGTGGCCTCCATTGGCAGATGggggataaacaagttctagagctAGCGCGTTTTTTTGGTGGTGCTAGGATTTTGCGGATGTGTTTGTGCTGTGTTGCCACTCTGGTATGCATGGTGGTCGTTGCGGTCTAGCCTATGGCCTTGGCTGACCTTGTCGGTTGCCGGTGACGACGATGCCCGCAGACGATGTTTCCTCTTGGCGGCATCATCAAGGAGCCCCAGTACACTTGTGGTTTAatcctccgggtgaaaacccataTCTCTGGTCTTTGGAGCCAAATTGGACAGCGGCGACACTACTAAGGTCACTACCTTCTTGGATCTGTTGTTCTTCAAGTTTTGCCTCGCGGATGGAGCGTGAGCCGGTCACACTCGTCCTGGATCTATACAGATCTTATGTGCACCGGTGATGTACTAGCATGATTTCTTTGGATGGCATGGGTACTCAATGGTTTTAGGCTGACGATTGTTGTCTCATGTTGTGATAGACATGGGATGTGGCATTTTTAGGGGAGTAACACTACACCTACGGGCAATAATTTATAGGATTAGACTTACGGGCTCACGTGGAATCACTCGGCGGGTTCATGTGTCTGAAATCATGGAAGGAAAAAACAAAGGAACCAACTGGCTGTTACCACGTCATTCCCGTAAGCACTTtccgtaagagcaagtacaataagtcctagtcagctggctataagagttaaaataatatattattgcttagttggaggagagagaggaggagagagaaggagagtgagctcttatgcaagagccagctctagcacgtgctcctaggcactttgtgagagtgaaaggtggaccatacattgataaagtactacatttttatagctAACTATTGTATAGGTTGGCTCTAAGCtgactatagatgacatgacacttagcttatagccagcagctggctacactattggaattgctctaagagcaagtataatagagtccagtcagctgactataagatattaaataatatattttagatgagttggaggagagagaagaggagagagaagggaggtgggctactatgcaatagccagctcttgcacatgctcctaggcactttgtgagagtgaaaggtgggtcATATGTTACTAAAGTGCTtcattcttatagccaactattataCATATTAGTTATAAGATGACTACAAATGATATGACATCTTGTTATAGCTAGTagttggctatactattggaattgctctaagcACATCCTGTAAGTCTAGCTTTTTCGTTTTTAGGGTGGTCCATCATTTAGGGCGGCAACGACGGTTGGTGGATTCGAGGCGAGGCATGCAGTCCGCAGCGTTTTCGACTCTCTGAAGTAGGAGCATCCCAGTTATGTCCTCCTTTGTAGAATTTGACTCACTCTACCCCTTGGGGGCTTTAGCTGGTTATGATTTCCTTGTGCTTGTGTGGTTGGCATCTAAGCCGTGTTTTATCTGGTGGTGTCTGTTGTAAATTGCGCCTAACATTCTTTAGCTGTAGCACTGGTTTGTGTGGTGGATGTTTCAACCTTTTCTTAGCCTTGTAACTATCTTTGTTCTATAAATACATCGAAGCTGAAGGTTTTGCATTTTCACGAAAAAACTATGCATGTATACTCTGTGCTCGGTAATAAAAAGACATATGTATGGATCGAAGCAAAGGTTGAGGCGTTTTTTTTTAAAATATACTCTGCATGCCACCGGTTGATGCGGAGTCTCAGACCTTTTACCAACCTCTGTACAACCTCCGCTCCCATCCACGAAACATGGGGTCTAGAGTGCACATTCCCGCCGAGTTTAGGGGCGCTAGGGCAAATCGACACCAAGATCCCTTTGGTTTGTGTGGCGGAGCTTCCCTATGGTATGGGGCATGGCCCCTACTACAGATTATTTTTAAAGATATCTCTAATATTTATATTAAATTTTCAAATAATCCTCAAAGTTGTCAAGTTCCTTCACTTGCTCACACAAAAGACTAAAAAAAGATGGGAATACGCGATCTAGTGGTTATTTTAAATTTTCCACCGCGTCCGTCGGTGATTAGATCGGATGGCTATGGTGCCGTCGCACTTGCTCCGATCATTCACGCTATATAATTTTAGAAAAAATATTAGCATTCAGCAAGAGAAATATTATCGTAATGCGATAGAAAATTGAATATACGTTTAGCGGACGGTGAGTAGAATTTGCTGGATTTTTCTTTTTTGAATCCGAACCTGGTAAAGTTAGTCAGACTAAAGCAAGCAGGTTGATTGGTAATAAGTACGGTTTCGACTTGACTTGAGTCCGTGTCAGCTAGAAAGTCTTGTACGAGTCGGTTTGGGTGGTCTTTGGTCGGCTTCCCGTGCACAGGACGTGTAACTAGAACTTGAACCGTGAGCGATTCATTGAGAAAACAAAGAAAAGAACGGCACTTGGCTGCAAGTTTTCCGATCGACCTGAGGGTATCACGAATCAGGCATTCAGGCGCCGACAGAGGAGAATCCATATCGatcgccggcgacgaggcgggGGGAGGCGGAGAAGATCGATGTCGTACCTGCTGCCGCACCTGCGCTCCGGATGGGCGGTGGACCGGGCCATCGTCGCCGAGGAGGAGCGCCTCGTCGTGATTCGCTTCGGCCACGACTGGGACGAGGCCTGCATGGTGATGGACGAGGTGCTGGCCGGGGTGGCCGAGACGATAAAGAACTTCGCGGTGATCTACGTCGTCGACACCGCCGAGGTTCCCGACTTCAACGCCATGTACGAGCTGTACGACCCGTCGACGGTCATGTTCTTCTTCCGCAACAAGCGCCTCATGGTCGATCTCGGGACGGGAAATAACAACAAGATCAACTGGGCGATGAGAGACAAGCGGGACTTTGTTGACATCGTGGAGACTGCCTACCGAGGAGCTCGTAAGGGTCGTGGTCTGGTGACTGCTCCCAAGGATTACTCCACCAGATATCGTTACTGAATTAAGGTGTTTCTGTTTGGATGTTCACGTGTAAGGTCTGGTCTGCTATAGGTTACTGCCAGTACTCAGACATGTAGTTCTCCAACAACGAAATGAAGGAGTGCATATGTACGTACGCACGGTTCTGCAAATATGTCGAACTTTTAAGCACAGTTTAATGTAGACTTGAGGAAATGTGTGTTTGTCCGAGACTGAACTTTGCCTTATTCTGTGATAGTGTAGTAGATGTTGGTCCTTGACCTTGACATAATATTCTAACCGACTGACTTAATGTTAACTGGTTTGGACTACCTTGCTGGTAAAAAAaaggaaactgctgggcgtcccccgggggatctgatttccCAGACCCCGGGTCGCCAGCCGTCGGATCAGCCATCCTGGACGGTCAGATCTGCTTTTACTGAATGTAGCAAAAACATACCTCCCGGCAGCAAAAAAATAACCCGCTTTTGCTacattgtagcaaaaaacggttcagtcacgaaatcaaataagaaggctgagctcgccggagactcgccggagacctcgccggagagctTGTAGCAAAAATATTATGCTATCGTAGCAAAAAAAAGTGCTAATGTAGCAAAAACCAATAACATCGGAAAAATTGACGAAAGACCTTGCCGAAGACATCGCCGGAGAACGTTGTAGCAAAAATTTGTGCTATTGTAGCAAAAACCGGATATCATTAGACACATCGACGGACACCTCGCCGGAGACATCAGCAAATATATTTTATAATTGTAGCAAAACTAAAAAAAAGTTGTAGCAAAAAAATCCATATGTTGCAAAATCCACAAAATAAAGACCTAATCGGGGTATCGACCGAGACCTCGCTTGCAGCAACACCACCCAAAAGGCAGCAATACCCGGAACCTCCGTAGCTACGACTGACGCCTAAGGTAGCAAAGTCGACCTCCGCATGTAGCACCGCGCCTAAGATAGCATAAACGGTTGCTGCTGAGAGTAACGCCGGAGGCCTAAGGTAGCAAAATACAAACCTCCGATGGTAGCAACGTCGGATGCCTGAGGTAGCAACGCTGGCCTCCATCATGTAGCAATGCCGGGTGTCAAAAGTAGCAGCAACTCCCTGGGGCGGCTGCATACATGGTGAGTAGTGGCGGGAATCCATGGCTCGCTGGCGGCCGAGATGGCGGCGAGGAGCCTTGGCTTAGGATGGGAGTTTGGGATTCGGCGACACGGCGAGGTAGCACCCTCACGCTCGAGAGAGGAGGACAAGCTCCTGCAGTCCATCAGTGCGTTGCCCAGGCGGAGCCCAGCCAGTGCGCCCCATGGCGGCGTCGAGGATGACGACGCGGACGGCTAGGCGGAGTTTGGCCATGTCAGCAGGATGGATATGAGGCACGGAGCTTCTCGGCCAGGACGGGAGCAGGCACCGGGGTTAGCTCGGATTTGCGGGGCTCCGTCGCGGCCTCTAGTGACGGCGGACGC
It includes:
- the LOC127348384 gene encoding thioredoxin-like protein YLS8 gives rise to the protein MSYLLPHLRSGWAVDRAIVAEEERLVVIRFGHDWDEACMVMDEVLAGVAETIKNFAVIYVVDTAEVPDFNAMYELYDPSTVMFFFRNKRLMVDLGTGNNNKINWAMRDKRDFVDIVETAYRGARKGRGLVTAPKDYSTRYRY